In the Hordeum vulgare subsp. vulgare chromosome 7H, MorexV3_pseudomolecules_assembly, whole genome shotgun sequence genome, one interval contains:
- the LOC123411899 gene encoding ribosome-inactivating protein 3-like has product MAFINQLRTTLAAHPRPDNVAGHPVLPRQHLDQPPASWIHVPVTAGDKTVTLALRDDNLYLIGFKAQSGSWYELGYAKPGEQPQIHGATLLQCDDTYRALLGGGSSKQVKQNMKNLQLGKTAAEAAVKHLTMYAHAAAAGPDEATKVALARMLITVCEAARMSSISTTLSTGWGQAATVNLDDIQPFYIHNWGNLSTAILERRKQGPRYPWPKKLDAETHIKDAAGALAVVQLLLNRAY; this is encoded by the coding sequence ATGGCCTTCATCAACCAGCTCCGTACAACTCTGGCCGCTCATCCCAGACCTGACAACGTCGCCGGCCATCCTGTTCTCCCACGGCAACACCTGGACCAGCCGCCGGCGAGCTGGATCCATGTTCCCGTTACCGCGGGCGACAAGACGGTGACGCTGGCGCTGAGGGACGACAACCTCTACCTCATTGGCTTCAAGGCCCAGAGCGGCAGCTGGTACGAGTTGGGCTACGCGAAGCCAGGGGAACAGCCGCAGATCCACGGCGCTACGCTCCTCCAATGCGACGACACATACAGGGCGCTCCTCGGCGGCGGGTCGAGCAAGCAAGTCAAGCAGAACATGAAGAACCTTCAACTCGGGAAGACGGCGGCGGAAGCAGCCGTGAAGCACCTGACGATGTACGCTCATGCCGCAGCCGCCGGGCCGGACGAGGCCACCAAGGTCGCCTTGGCACGCATGCTCATCACCGTCTGCGAGGCTGCCCGCATGTCCTCCATCTCCACTACCCTTAGCACTGGCTGGGGCCAGGCGGCGACGGTGAACCTCGACGATATCCAACCTTTCTACATCCACAACTGGGGCAACCTATCTACTGCCATACTAGAGCGGAGGAAGCAGGGACCTAGGTACCCATGGCCCAAGAAACTCGACGCGGAGACCCATATCAAGGACGCCGCCGGCGCGCTCGCGGTGGTCCAGCTCCTGCTTAATCGTGCCTACTAG